A genome region from Clupea harengus chromosome 7, Ch_v2.0.2, whole genome shotgun sequence includes the following:
- the LOC116220975 gene encoding transcription factor COE2-like gives MTAALTLITPHAIRVQTPPRHIPGVVEVTLSYKSKQFCKGAPGRFIYTALNEPTIDYGFQRLQKVIPRHPGDPDKLAKEMLLKRAADLVEALYGNAHSNQDMLMKRAADIAEALYSVPRPHSQLQALPSSPAHGSVMGISSYPPQLGISLSDPQSASQGYMRNSSSLSPRGYPSASTPQQSGYASAGGMGGGYSAVPMSSLGVPGSPGFSNASPSASPYGMMPSSPGVPGSGSSSSLLPFSSFPTSSSSSAKQKSAFAPVLRPQGAPSPVCPSSGNSFRAMTGLVVPPM, from the exons ATGACGGCAGCACTAACA ctCATCACTCCTCATGCCATCCGGGTGCAGACCCCGCCCCGCCACATCCCTGGGGTCGTGGAGGTCACACTGTCATACAAGTCCAAGCAGTTCTGCAAGGGAGCGCCGGGCCGCTTTATCTACACAG ccCTGAATGAGCCAACTATAGACTACGGTTTCCAGAGGCTTCAGAAAGTCATTCCAAGACACCCAGGAGACCCAGACAAACTAGCAAAG gagATGTTGTTGAAGCGAGCAGCAGATCTGGTGGAGGCACTGTATGGGAATGCCCACAGTAATCAG gacatgcTTATGAAGCGGGCTGCAGACATAGCAGAGGCTCTCTACAGCGTCCCACGGCCCCACAGTCAGCTCCAGGCCCTGCCCTCCTCGCCAGCCCACGGCAGCGTCATGGGCATCAGCTCCTACCCCCCGCAGCTGGGCATCAGCCTGTCCGACCCACAGAGTGCCAGCCagg GTTACATGCGTAACTCCAGTAGTCTCTCTCCACGGGGGTACCCGTCTGCCTCCACGCCTCAGCAGTCCGGCTATGCCAGTGCGGGCGGCATGGGCGGCGGGTACAGCGCCGTGCCCATGAGCAGCCTGGGAGTGCCAGGGTCGCCGGGGTTTAGCAATGCCTCTCCGTCAGCCTCCCCGTACGGCA TGATGCCCTCCAGTCCTGGAGTCCCCGGGTcgggctcctcctcctccttgctgcccttctcctccttccccacctcctcctcctcctcagccaaACAGAAGAGTGCGTTTGCCCCGGTGCTCCGCCCACAGGGGGCGCCCTCCCCTGTCTGTCCCAGCTCTGGCAACAGCTtcagag CGATGACTGGCCTGGTGGTCCCGCCCATGTAA